In Streptomyces sp. SID8374, one genomic interval encodes:
- a CDS encoding AbfB domain-containing protein, with protein MTATTLAAVTGTLAPGSAAAAPSAPDIAARAAGVGTTDTQRVEASAVVRLDPAPDVLLLSDYDFVHALWQKARDAGEPLEAVRTAAEEAMASTLAEDHVAFIVTGVHEAYRLDQQRERDRAEAERAAKLAKSQALLAVGIPSTPELLALSDDNFVRAVARHSASGPEVRAAALAALAGEPDDWREFIVNGAREAHKKDVARELKELEERDRKEAELKKERAARANAAALFRITPTEAQFALSDDNFIRELLRVAPADLRGSELYAEAQRVVQSPFPQVWTWYIHSGADAAFKRDDENRRKKLAEANRKLALRIQAAATNGGVNPNLVAAAKKALAGTDDAVAEFLKEDNLYRARRQSIQPWDPKLAGQYVRHTSADGGKVVNAPLSATSKQADRQDATWVIVPALAGRAGCYSLESVRSPGHYLKADRQSLKVNIALDDRSAAFRETATWCPVKGQAGSGTTFQWGVGSPARLLRDMGQALYVSQDYGTEKGHRESTWKIAPPLES; from the coding sequence GTGACGGCAACCACACTGGCTGCCGTCACCGGTACCCTCGCACCGGGCAGCGCGGCCGCGGCCCCCTCGGCACCGGATATCGCGGCCAGGGCCGCGGGGGTCGGAACCACCGACACGCAGCGCGTCGAGGCCTCGGCCGTGGTTCGCCTCGATCCGGCCCCGGACGTCCTGCTGCTCAGTGACTACGACTTCGTCCACGCCCTGTGGCAGAAGGCCCGGGACGCGGGGGAACCGCTCGAAGCTGTGCGTACGGCCGCCGAGGAGGCCATGGCCAGCACACTGGCCGAGGATCACGTGGCGTTCATCGTGACGGGCGTCCACGAGGCGTACCGGCTGGACCAGCAGCGGGAGCGCGACCGTGCCGAGGCCGAGCGGGCGGCGAAGCTGGCCAAGTCCCAGGCGCTGCTGGCCGTCGGGATTCCCAGCACGCCCGAACTGCTGGCGCTGAGCGACGACAACTTCGTCCGGGCCGTCGCCCGGCACTCCGCGTCCGGCCCCGAGGTGCGGGCCGCCGCGCTGGCCGCGCTGGCCGGTGAACCCGACGACTGGCGGGAGTTCATCGTCAACGGTGCCCGTGAGGCCCACAAGAAGGATGTGGCCAGGGAGCTGAAGGAGTTGGAGGAGCGGGACCGCAAGGAGGCCGAGCTCAAGAAGGAGCGCGCCGCCCGCGCCAACGCGGCGGCCCTGTTCCGGATCACGCCCACCGAGGCGCAGTTCGCGCTGAGCGACGACAACTTCATCCGTGAGCTGCTCCGCGTGGCCCCCGCGGACCTGCGCGGCTCTGAGCTGTACGCCGAGGCGCAGCGCGTGGTGCAGAGTCCCTTCCCGCAGGTCTGGACGTGGTACATCCACTCCGGTGCCGACGCCGCCTTCAAACGAGACGACGAGAACCGGCGCAAGAAGCTCGCGGAGGCCAACCGCAAGCTGGCCCTTCGGATCCAGGCCGCCGCCACGAACGGCGGGGTGAACCCCAACCTCGTCGCCGCCGCCAAGAAGGCGTTGGCCGGCACGGACGACGCCGTCGCGGAGTTCCTCAAGGAGGACAACCTCTACCGGGCGCGGCGCCAGTCGATCCAGCCCTGGGACCCCAAGCTGGCCGGCCAGTACGTCCGCCACACGTCCGCGGACGGCGGCAAGGTCGTCAACGCCCCGTTGAGCGCCACGAGCAAGCAGGCCGACCGCCAGGATGCCACCTGGGTCATCGTGCCCGCGCTCGCGGGCCGGGCCGGCTGCTACTCCCTGGAGTCGGTGCGCAGCCCCGGCCACTACCTCAAGGCCGACCGGCAGAGCCTCAAGGTCAACATCGCCCTCGACGACCGCAGCGCGGCGTTCCGCGAGACCGCCACATGGTGCCCGGTCAAGGGCCAGGCCGGCTCGGGCACGACCTTCCAGTGGGGAGTCGGGTCACCGGCCCGCTTGCTGCGGGACATGGGCCAGGCTCTCTACGTCAGCCAGGACTACGGCACTGAGAAGGGCCACCGGGAATCGACGTGGAAGATCGCGCCGCCGCTGGAGAGCTGA
- a CDS encoding ALF repeat-containing protein, with amino-acid sequence MSRRIRAALATAVAATALASGTATAQAAQAAAPPVVVAPRSAVADGPADALSAITASAADAARDRVLRLAKSNLPAEIRTSAWNALRSTRGDAAIEEWLMPGGGYDAAKQRLRDARSRNRAYCEQVVRTHTVGFSPEVRAAAERALKGSDADRAAFVRTGYAEAQKRDRAAREADGRHRQEIAAKDREFVRAMAVNDPGEHVRAAAGWAVRPGSTDADVAEFFGYGWANGAALDLEAYRLRVADAEVRRHHLLTRLIAQAAEAERELLTGADAARARAEAERTWRAVAEHAESARTAWLAEQAAARAQAESWRTVAQLSRESADSVWKNITAPAEARQGDWAAEQAEASEAASFWKDMADRARESATRVKS; translated from the coding sequence ATGTCCCGGCGTATCAGGGCGGCCCTCGCCACCGCCGTCGCCGCCACCGCACTGGCCTCCGGCACGGCCACGGCCCAGGCGGCCCAGGCCGCCGCCCCGCCGGTCGTCGTCGCTCCCCGCTCCGCCGTGGCCGACGGCCCCGCCGACGCGCTCTCCGCCATCACCGCGTCGGCGGCCGACGCGGCCCGGGACCGGGTGCTGCGGCTGGCCAAGTCGAACCTGCCGGCCGAGATCCGCACCTCGGCGTGGAACGCCCTGCGCAGTACGCGCGGGGACGCCGCGATCGAGGAGTGGCTGATGCCCGGCGGCGGTTACGACGCGGCCAAGCAGCGGTTGCGCGACGCCCGTTCGCGCAACCGCGCGTACTGTGAGCAGGTCGTACGCACCCACACCGTGGGCTTCTCACCGGAGGTGCGGGCCGCCGCCGAGCGGGCCCTGAAGGGCAGCGACGCCGACCGGGCCGCCTTCGTGAGAACCGGGTACGCCGAGGCGCAGAAGCGCGACCGGGCGGCCCGGGAGGCGGACGGCCGGCACCGGCAGGAGATCGCCGCGAAGGACCGGGAGTTCGTCCGGGCGATGGCCGTGAACGACCCGGGCGAGCACGTCCGGGCGGCGGCCGGGTGGGCGGTTCGCCCCGGCTCCACCGACGCGGACGTCGCGGAGTTCTTCGGCTACGGCTGGGCGAACGGCGCGGCCCTGGACCTGGAGGCCTACCGGCTGCGGGTCGCGGACGCGGAAGTACGCCGTCATCATCTGCTGACCCGGCTGATCGCCCAGGCCGCCGAAGCCGAGCGGGAGTTGCTGACCGGGGCGGACGCGGCACGCGCCCGGGCCGAGGCCGAACGGACCTGGCGGGCGGTGGCCGAGCACGCGGAGAGCGCCCGCACGGCCTGGCTCGCGGAGCAGGCCGCGGCCCGCGCCCAGGCGGAGAGCTGGCGGACCGTCGCCCAGTTGTCCAGGGAGAGCGCGGACTCCGTCTGGAAGAACATCACCGCCCCGGCGGAGGCACGTCAGGGCGACTGGGCCGCGGAACAGGCCGAGGCGAGCGAGGCGGCCTCGTTCTGGAAGGACATGGCCGACCGGGCCCGCGAGAGCGCGACCCGTGTGAAGAGCTGA
- a CDS encoding small ribosomal subunit Rsm22 family protein, translated as MNATLPTAQSLRAALAGLLDGLPPKQATQAVDRLIASYRGETPTNAPILRDRSDVVAYAAYRMPATFEAVRSALDALVEAAPDWSPATHTDVGGGTGAASWAVAGAWEGAATTVLDWAEPALALGRELAEASGVPGLREARWERARIGAALELAPADLVTVSYVLKELTAQARTELVDAAAAAGQAVVIVEPGTPDGYARIIEARGRLIAAGLSIAAPCPHDEACPIAPGTDWCHFSARVSRSSLHRQVKGGSLSHEDEKFSYVVATRFPATPAPARITRRPQIRKGQVLLELCTRDEGLSRSTVTKRHGELYRAARDIAWGDPWPPEGSG; from the coding sequence GTGAACGCCACCCTCCCCACCGCCCAGTCCCTGCGCGCGGCACTGGCCGGTCTCCTCGACGGGCTGCCGCCGAAGCAGGCCACGCAGGCCGTCGACCGGCTGATCGCCAGCTACCGCGGGGAGACCCCGACCAACGCCCCGATCCTGCGGGACCGCTCCGACGTCGTCGCGTACGCCGCGTACCGGATGCCCGCCACCTTCGAGGCCGTACGCTCCGCCCTCGACGCCCTCGTGGAGGCCGCGCCGGACTGGTCACCCGCCACCCACACGGATGTCGGCGGCGGCACGGGAGCGGCGAGCTGGGCGGTGGCCGGGGCCTGGGAGGGGGCGGCGACGACCGTCCTGGACTGGGCCGAGCCCGCCCTCGCGCTCGGCCGCGAACTGGCCGAGGCGTCCGGGGTGCCGGGGCTGCGGGAGGCGCGCTGGGAGCGGGCCCGGATCGGTGCGGCGCTGGAGCTGGCCCCGGCGGACCTGGTCACCGTCAGCTACGTACTCAAGGAGCTGACCGCGCAGGCCAGGACCGAGCTGGTCGACGCGGCGGCAGCGGCCGGGCAGGCCGTCGTCATCGTGGAGCCGGGCACCCCCGACGGCTACGCGCGGATCATCGAGGCCCGGGGCCGGCTGATCGCCGCCGGGCTGAGCATCGCCGCCCCCTGCCCGCACGACGAGGCCTGCCCGATCGCCCCCGGCACCGACTGGTGCCATTTCTCGGCCCGGGTCAGCCGCTCCTCGCTGCACCGCCAGGTCAAGGGCGGCTCGCTCAGCCACGAGGACGAGAAGTTCAGCTACGTCGTCGCCACCCGCTTCCCCGCCACCCCGGCCCCCGCCCGCATCACCCGCAGGCCCCAGATCCGCAAGGGCCAGGTCCTGCTGGAGCTCTGCACCCGCGACGAGGGCCTGTCCCGCTCCACGGTCACCAAGCGCCACGGCGAGCTGTACCGGGCGGCCAGGGACATCGCCTGGGGCGACCCCTGGCCGCCGGAGGGCAGCGGCTGA